One Bradyrhizobium manausense DNA segment encodes these proteins:
- a CDS encoding formate dehydrogenase subunit gamma: MTAVYERWDETRGAEIIAENAGQEGATLVILHALQETFGYVPEAAIPMVAQALNLSRAEVHGVFTFYHDFRHKPAGRHVLKLCRAEACQAAGGDALAARAEAKLGVSLGNTTADDRVTLEPIYCLGLCATAPSAMLDGRLIGRLDEKRIDALVAEAQR; the protein is encoded by the coding sequence ATGACAGCGGTTTACGAACGTTGGGACGAGACGCGCGGCGCTGAAATCATCGCCGAAAACGCCGGGCAGGAAGGCGCGACGCTCGTCATTCTGCACGCGCTTCAGGAAACATTCGGCTACGTGCCGGAGGCGGCGATTCCCATGGTGGCGCAGGCGCTGAACCTGTCGCGTGCAGAAGTCCATGGCGTCTTCACCTTCTACCATGACTTCCGCCACAAGCCGGCAGGCCGCCACGTGCTGAAGCTGTGCCGTGCCGAGGCCTGTCAGGCCGCGGGCGGCGATGCGCTGGCGGCGCGCGCCGAGGCGAAGCTTGGTGTTTCGCTCGGCAACACGACTGCCGATGATCGCGTCACGCTGGAGCCGATCTACTGCCTCGGGCTGTGCGCGACCGCGCCATCCGCGATGCTCGATGGCCGCCTCATCGGCCGGCTCGACGAGAAGCGTATCGATGCGCTGGTCGCGGAGGCGCAGCGATGA
- a CDS encoding LysR family transcriptional regulator — MIDKLELLLALAKERHFGRAAEACGVTQPTMSTGLKQLEEILGVMLVQRGSRFQGFTPEGERALDWARRIVGDARAMRDEINGLKHQLSGEIRIAAIPTALGMVASLTTPFRARHPEVRFSIRSTTSSEVLGLLENLEVDAGLTYIENEPIGKVRTIPLYNESYRLLTAPDGMFGDRETVTWTEVGQVPLCLLTPDMQNRRIIDRALRSVGAEATPTLTSNSLLVLFTHVKTGRWASVMPAKLAETLGLSSDKVRSIPITDPEVDYSIGLVIPQRDPMTPLIAALVNVAREVAPTLQS; from the coding sequence TTGATCGACAAGCTTGAACTGCTGCTGGCGTTGGCCAAGGAGCGGCATTTTGGACGGGCGGCAGAGGCCTGCGGCGTCACCCAGCCGACGATGTCGACCGGGCTCAAGCAGCTCGAGGAGATCCTCGGCGTGATGCTGGTCCAGCGCGGGTCCCGGTTCCAGGGATTCACCCCCGAGGGCGAGCGGGCGCTGGACTGGGCGCGGCGCATCGTCGGCGATGCGCGCGCGATGCGCGACGAGATCAACGGATTGAAGCATCAGCTCTCCGGCGAGATTCGCATTGCGGCGATTCCGACCGCGCTCGGCATGGTCGCGTCGCTGACGACGCCGTTCCGTGCGCGCCATCCCGAGGTGCGTTTCAGCATCCGCTCGACGACCTCGTCGGAGGTGTTGGGGCTGCTCGAAAATCTCGAGGTCGATGCGGGGCTGACCTATATCGAGAACGAGCCGATCGGCAAGGTGCGCACCATTCCGCTCTACAACGAGAGCTATCGCCTGCTCACCGCGCCCGATGGGATGTTCGGTGATCGCGAGACGGTGACCTGGACAGAGGTCGGGCAGGTGCCGCTATGCCTGCTGACGCCGGATATGCAGAACCGCCGCATCATCGACCGCGCGTTGCGCTCGGTCGGCGCGGAGGCCACGCCGACGCTGACATCGAACTCGCTTCTGGTGCTGTTCACCCACGTCAAGACCGGGCGCTGGGCGAGCGTGATGCCGGCCAAGCTCGCTGAGACGCTTGGCTTGTCGTCCGACAAGGTCCGCTCGATCCCGATCACCGACCCCGAGGTCGATTACAGCATCGGTCTGGTGATTCCGCAGCGCGACCCGATGACGCCGCTGATCGCGGCGCTGGTCAATGTCGCCCGCGAGGTGGCGCCGACGCTGCAATCGTAG
- a CDS encoding PAS domain-containing sensor histidine kinase: protein MARADAANACVQSDSIKGLAQSIAKPAYHRLLIAEPALRRAVPTLIIAFLITICLGAFVQVVDQTRQKRLVIQNDISMLAELLAERIDRVTSVRAERLKNIENLPTLLPDMIPSKARVSGRHVVVTSAGVDRRILARIPIDSDPAGGDRLLDAITTAQLLAAPPRDNDVANMTLPNGNAAMATSRPIKSLPGLVTVIQERNEPIWGSDAALSVTLSATTGFVVLILGFAFHWQSTRAREGDLINDAVRGRIDTALNRGRCGLWDWDLSRGRIFWSQSMFSMLGLDGRNELLTFGEVNALVKSDDIDLFEIADQLISEKIDHIDQTFRMQHVDGHWIWLRVRCERTRGASDSGMHLIGIAVDITEQKSLAERSVEADLRLRDAIETIPEAFVLWDASDRLVLCNSHFQRLHKLPDTAVIPGTSYETVLEVGRMPEVRTRHNETAAQGPGARTFEAQLDDGSWLHISERRTKDGGYVSVGTDITRIKEHEQKLVDNDLRLRATVIDLKRSQAALERQTIELADLAEKYQREKTRAEEANQTKSKFLANMSHELRTPLNAIIGFSEIMGSGMFGELGSEKYQEYCHDILTSGHYLLEVINDILDMSKIEAGRMKLDMEELDLSRTLAESLRVVSGRAQDKNLTLDADIEKSISVVADRRATKQIVVNLLSNAVKFTPDGGRIVVRSRQLEDKIVLMIADTGIGIAPHSLARLGRPFEQVESQLTKTYHGSGLGLAIARSLAQLHGGSMKLRSRLEVGTVVRVTLPRDAVKAASGISAAA, encoded by the coding sequence ATGGCGCGTGCAGACGCCGCGAACGCGTGCGTCCAATCCGATTCGATCAAGGGATTGGCGCAGTCGATCGCGAAACCTGCCTATCATCGGCTCCTGATCGCGGAGCCGGCGTTGCGCCGCGCCGTGCCGACGCTCATCATCGCCTTCCTCATCACCATCTGTCTCGGTGCATTCGTCCAGGTCGTCGATCAGACGCGCCAGAAGCGCCTGGTGATCCAGAACGACATCTCGATGCTTGCCGAACTGCTGGCCGAGCGCATCGACCGCGTCACCTCCGTGCGCGCCGAGCGGCTGAAGAACATCGAGAACCTGCCGACGCTGCTGCCCGACATGATCCCGTCCAAGGCGAGAGTCTCGGGCCGCCACGTCGTCGTCACCTCGGCCGGCGTCGACCGCCGTATCCTCGCCCGGATTCCGATCGACAGCGATCCCGCCGGCGGCGACCGCCTGCTCGATGCGATCACCACCGCGCAGTTGCTCGCCGCGCCGCCGCGCGACAATGACGTCGCCAACATGACGCTGCCGAACGGCAACGCCGCGATGGCGACCTCGCGGCCGATCAAGTCGTTGCCCGGCCTCGTCACCGTGATCCAGGAGCGCAACGAGCCGATCTGGGGTTCGGATGCGGCGCTGTCGGTGACCCTGTCGGCGACGACAGGCTTCGTCGTCCTGATCCTCGGCTTCGCCTTCCATTGGCAGTCGACCCGCGCCCGCGAAGGCGACCTCATCAACGACGCCGTGCGCGGCCGGATCGACACCGCCCTCAACCGCGGTCGCTGCGGCCTGTGGGACTGGGACCTGTCGCGCGGCAGGATCTTCTGGTCGCAATCGATGTTCTCGATGCTGGGCCTCGACGGTCGCAACGAGCTCCTCACCTTCGGTGAGGTCAACGCGCTGGTGAAGTCCGACGACATCGACCTGTTCGAGATCGCCGACCAGCTGATCTCCGAGAAGATCGACCATATCGACCAGACATTCCGCATGCAGCATGTCGACGGCCACTGGATCTGGCTGCGCGTCCGCTGCGAGCGGACCCGCGGCGCCAGCGATTCCGGCATGCACCTGATCGGCATCGCGGTCGACATCACCGAGCAGAAGAGCCTCGCCGAACGCAGCGTGGAAGCCGACCTTCGCCTGCGCGACGCGATCGAGACCATTCCGGAAGCCTTCGTGCTGTGGGACGCGAGCGACCGCCTGGTGCTCTGCAACTCGCACTTCCAACGCCTGCACAAGCTGCCCGACACCGCCGTGATCCCCGGCACCTCCTACGAGACCGTACTGGAAGTCGGCCGCATGCCGGAGGTCCGCACCCGCCACAACGAGACCGCGGCCCAAGGCCCCGGCGCCCGCACCTTCGAGGCCCAGCTCGACGACGGCAGCTGGCTGCACATCAGCGAGCGCCGCACCAAGGACGGCGGCTACGTCTCGGTCGGCACCGACATCACCCGGATCAAGGAGCACGAGCAGAAGCTGGTCGACAACGATCTGCGCCTGCGCGCCACCGTCATCGATCTCAAGCGTTCGCAGGCGGCGCTGGAGCGCCAGACCATCGAGCTCGCCGATCTCGCCGAGAAGTACCAGCGCGAGAAGACCCGCGCCGAGGAAGCCAACCAGACCAAGTCGAAATTCCTCGCCAATATGAGCCACGAGCTGCGCACGCCGCTGAACGCGATCATCGGCTTCTCCGAGATCATGGGCTCGGGCATGTTCGGCGAACTCGGCAGCGAGAAGTACCAGGAATACTGCCACGACATCCTGACCAGCGGCCATTACCTGCTCGAGGTCATCAACGACATCCTCGACATGTCGAAGATCGAGGCCGGCCGCATGAAGCTCGACATGGAAGAGCTCGATTTGTCGCGGACGCTCGCCGAATCCCTGCGCGTCGTCTCCGGCCGCGCCCAGGACAAGAACCTCACGCTGGATGCCGACATCGAGAAATCGATCTCCGTCGTCGCCGATCGCCGCGCCACCAAGCAGATCGTCGTCAATTTGCTGTCCAACGCCGTGAAGTTCACGCCCGACGGCGGCCGCATCGTGGTGCGCAGCCGGCAGCTCGAGGACAAGATCGTGCTGATGATCGCCGACACCGGCATCGGCATCGCGCCGCACTCGCTGGCGCGGCTCGGTCGCCCGTTCGAGCAGGTCGAGAGCCAGCTCACCAAGACCTATCACGGCTCCGGCCTGGGGCTTGCAATCGCCCGCTCGCTGGCACAACTGCACGGCGGCTCGATGAAGCTGCGCTCGAGGCTGGAAGTCGGCACCGTCGTCCGCGTGACGCTGCCGCGCGATGCCGTCAAGGCGGCGTCCGGAATTTCCGCCGCGGCTTAG
- a CDS encoding cation-efflux pump, whose amino-acid sequence MSGQHDKTSVAAISILASGGMAAAKFVVGVAIGSLALISEALHSSIDLVATIITWAVVRVSDKPADDEHHYGHGKLESISALGVTALLYVLAGGILVQSYSHLREGTPPPTISAVPFVVLVVDIVVNLWRARALHRAARETRSEALAADALHFASDVMGSCAVIVGLVLAAFGFWWGDAAAAAAVAVMIAALGLRMASSTVQTLLDRAPEGAQEKATAAICGVPGVIDVERLRVRMVGATTFIDAIAKVPRTYPIDRVESIKRNAEAAVVKAFGDADLSFTAVPVARDNETVRDRIMVIARNSGLAIHHVTVHDLSGKLIVSIDLEVDANMQLEAAHDVANTLERNIQEEFGADVEVDVHIEPLEPELPFGVDAAPERVQAIAAALTEYAAGGEIHDIHNVRVRNTDAGEIVNFHCRATPSMSVIRVHEHVDAIERRLRRAFPSVKRVISHAEPPRA is encoded by the coding sequence ATGAGCGGACAACACGACAAGACATCGGTCGCGGCCATCTCGATCCTCGCCAGCGGCGGCATGGCGGCGGCCAAATTCGTGGTCGGCGTCGCGATCGGATCGCTGGCGCTGATCTCGGAGGCTTTGCACTCCTCGATCGACCTGGTCGCGACCATCATCACCTGGGCGGTGGTGCGGGTGTCGGACAAGCCGGCCGACGACGAGCACCATTACGGCCACGGCAAGCTCGAGAGCATTTCCGCGCTCGGCGTGACCGCCCTGCTCTACGTGCTCGCGGGCGGCATCCTGGTCCAGTCCTACAGCCACCTCCGCGAGGGAACCCCGCCGCCGACGATCTCGGCCGTGCCGTTCGTCGTGCTGGTGGTCGACATCGTCGTCAATCTCTGGCGCGCCCGCGCCCTGCATCGCGCCGCGCGGGAGACCCGAAGCGAGGCGCTGGCCGCGGACGCGCTGCATTTTGCGTCGGACGTGATGGGCTCGTGCGCCGTGATCGTGGGGCTGGTTCTCGCGGCGTTCGGCTTCTGGTGGGGTGACGCTGCGGCCGCCGCAGCCGTGGCGGTGATGATCGCGGCTCTCGGCCTGCGGATGGCGAGCTCCACGGTGCAGACATTGCTCGATCGCGCACCCGAAGGCGCGCAGGAGAAGGCGACTGCTGCGATCTGCGGCGTTCCCGGCGTGATCGACGTGGAGCGGCTGCGGGTCCGCATGGTCGGGGCCACGACCTTCATCGACGCCATCGCCAAAGTGCCGCGGACCTATCCGATCGACCGCGTCGAGAGCATCAAGCGCAACGCCGAGGCTGCCGTCGTCAAGGCGTTCGGCGATGCCGACCTCTCGTTCACCGCCGTCCCCGTCGCCCGCGACAACGAGACCGTGCGCGACCGCATCATGGTGATCGCGCGCAATTCGGGCCTCGCCATCCACCACGTCACGGTGCATGACCTCAGCGGCAAACTGATCGTCAGCATCGACCTCGAGGTCGACGCCAACATGCAGCTCGAAGCCGCCCACGACGTCGCCAACACGCTGGAGCGGAACATCCAGGAGGAGTTCGGCGCGGACGTCGAGGTCGACGTCCATATCGAGCCGCTGGAACCGGAACTGCCGTTCGGCGTCGATGCCGCGCCGGAGCGGGTGCAGGCCATCGCCGCCGCGCTCACCGAATATGCCGCCGGCGGCGAGATCCACGACATCCATAATGTACGCGTCCGCAACACCGACGCGGGCGAGATCGTCAACTTCCATTGCCGCGCCACGCCGTCGATGAGCGTGATCAGGGTGCACGAGCATGTCGACGCGATCGAGCGCCGGCTGCGCCGTGCGTTCCCGAGCGTGAAGCGCGTCATCAGTCACGCCGAGCCGCCGCGCGCGTGA
- a CDS encoding quinone oxidoreductase family protein, giving the protein MKAYVYGPDGARISDVAQPTPKGTQVLVKVRACGLNRADTGMRKGHAHGAAGGAGTVLGMEWAGEVAGLGPDAKGVKVGDRIMGSGGAAFAEYTLADHGRLFRAPSNMNFEEAATLPVALATMHNAVVTVGGVQPGQAVLIQGASSGVGLMAMQIAKLKGAKLVIGSSTDAYRRGRLKEYGADLAVDSSDPKWVDEVLKATNGEGVDLIVDQVSGKVANQNLAATKVLGRIVNVGRLGGTHADFNFDLHAARRISYIGVTFRTRTIEEVRAIFDEVRKDIWGAVESRKLQLPIDKVYSFSDIDKAFEHMEANKHLGKIVVTVP; this is encoded by the coding sequence ATGAAGGCTTATGTCTACGGTCCTGACGGCGCTCGGATTTCCGACGTCGCTCAACCAACGCCGAAAGGCACGCAGGTCCTCGTCAAGGTCCGCGCCTGCGGCCTCAATCGCGCCGATACCGGGATGCGCAAGGGTCACGCCCATGGCGCCGCCGGCGGCGCCGGCACCGTGCTCGGCATGGAATGGGCCGGCGAAGTTGCCGGGCTCGGGCCGGATGCGAAGGGCGTCAAGGTCGGCGACCGCATCATGGGATCGGGCGGCGCGGCGTTCGCGGAGTATACGCTTGCCGATCACGGGCGGCTGTTCCGGGCGCCCTCGAACATGAACTTCGAGGAGGCCGCCACCCTCCCCGTCGCGCTCGCGACCATGCACAATGCCGTCGTCACCGTCGGCGGCGTGCAGCCGGGCCAGGCCGTGCTGATCCAGGGCGCGAGCTCCGGTGTCGGCCTGATGGCGATGCAAATCGCAAAACTCAAGGGCGCAAAGCTCGTGATCGGATCCTCGACCGACGCCTATCGCCGCGGCCGGCTGAAGGAGTATGGCGCCGACCTCGCGGTGGACTCGTCCGATCCCAAATGGGTCGACGAGGTCCTGAAGGCGACGAACGGCGAAGGCGTCGACCTCATCGTCGACCAGGTCTCCGGCAAGGTCGCCAACCAGAACCTCGCCGCGACGAAGGTCTTGGGCCGCATCGTCAATGTCGGCCGGCTCGGCGGCACCCATGCCGACTTCAACTTCGACCTCCATGCCGCCCGCCGCATCAGCTATATCGGCGTCACCTTCCGCACCCGCACCATCGAGGAGGTCCGCGCGATCTTCGACGAGGTCAGGAAGGACATCTGGGGTGCGGTCGAGTCGCGCAAGCTGCAACTGCCGATCGACAAGGTCTATTCGTTCTCCGACATCGACAAGGCGTTCGAGCACATGGAGGCGAACAAGCATCTGGGGAAGATCGTGGTGACGGTGCCGTAG
- a CDS encoding NAD(P)H-dependent flavin oxidoreductase, translating to MLQTRFTKLVGVEHPIVQGGMQWVGRAELVAAVANAGALGFITALTQPTPEDLTKEIARCRDLTDKPFGVNLTILPAIKPPPYAEYRAAIIEAGITVVETAGNKPQEHVDEFRKHGVKVVHKCTSVRHALSAERMGVDAISIDGFECAGHPGEDDTPGLILIPAAANKVKIPMIASGGFADARGLVAALALGAEGINMGTRFMATRESPIHQLIKEKIVANDERETELIFRTMRNTSRVARNEISTKVVAMEKEGARFEDIRELVAGARGKMVYATGNSDEGIWSAGQVQGLIQDIPSCGELISRIVREAEAIIRSRLEGMIAQPSAQAAE from the coding sequence ATGTTGCAGACACGGTTCACCAAGCTCGTCGGCGTCGAGCACCCGATCGTCCAGGGCGGCATGCAATGGGTCGGACGGGCCGAGCTGGTCGCGGCGGTCGCCAACGCCGGCGCGCTCGGCTTCATCACCGCGCTGACCCAGCCGACGCCGGAAGACCTGACCAAGGAGATCGCGCGCTGCCGCGACCTCACCGACAAGCCGTTTGGCGTCAACCTCACCATCCTGCCCGCGATCAAGCCGCCGCCCTATGCCGAATACCGCGCCGCCATCATCGAAGCCGGCATTACCGTGGTCGAGACCGCCGGCAACAAGCCGCAGGAGCATGTCGACGAGTTCAGGAAGCACGGCGTCAAGGTCGTGCATAAATGCACCAGCGTCCGCCACGCCCTGTCGGCCGAACGGATGGGCGTCGACGCCATCTCGATCGACGGCTTCGAATGCGCCGGGCACCCCGGCGAGGACGACACCCCCGGCCTGATCCTGATCCCGGCCGCCGCCAACAAGGTCAAGATCCCCATGATCGCCTCCGGGGGCTTCGCCGACGCTCGCGGCCTCGTCGCGGCGCTGGCGCTCGGAGCCGAGGGCATCAACATGGGCACCCGCTTCATGGCGACCAGGGAGAGCCCGATCCATCAGCTCATCAAGGAGAAGATCGTCGCCAATGACGAGCGCGAGACCGAGCTGATCTTCCGCACCATGCGCAACACCTCGCGCGTCGCCAGGAACGAGATCTCGACCAAGGTCGTCGCGATGGAGAAGGAAGGCGCCAGGTTCGAGGACATCCGCGAGCTTGTCGCTGGTGCCCGCGGCAAGATGGTGTACGCAACAGGCAATTCGGACGAAGGCATCTGGTCGGCCGGCCAGGTGCAGGGCCTGATCCAGGACATCCCGAGCTGCGGCGAGCTGATCTCCCGCATCGTGCGCGAGGCCGAGGCGATCATTCGCAGCCGGCTCGAAGGCATGATCGCTCAACCAAGCGCGCAAGCCGCGGAATAA
- a CDS encoding fumarylacetoacetate hydrolase family protein yields the protein MMQWLRFRHAGTTGFGTLSVSGISVHEGEMFGRNAATGRTLALSEVELLAPCAPSKIVALWNNFHALAAKLNQPEPPEPLYLLKATTTITTPGAVIRRPSYYDGKTTYEGELGIVIGKTCARVSPAEADSFIFGYTCVNDITANDILTSDPTFPQWARAKGIDDYGPFGPVITTGLDPAKLTVRTILNGAERQNYPISDMIFSAQALVSKISHDMTLLPGDLIAVGTSVGVGVMKEAVNTVTVAIDGIGELTNEFRL from the coding sequence ATGATGCAGTGGCTCCGCTTCCGCCATGCCGGCACCACCGGCTTCGGCACGCTGAGCGTATCAGGCATCAGCGTGCATGAGGGCGAGATGTTCGGCCGCAACGCGGCGACCGGCAGGACGCTGGCGCTGTCCGAGGTCGAGTTGCTGGCGCCTTGCGCGCCCAGCAAGATCGTCGCGCTCTGGAATAATTTCCACGCGCTCGCGGCCAAGCTGAACCAGCCCGAGCCGCCGGAGCCGCTCTATCTGCTCAAGGCCACCACCACCATCACGACACCGGGCGCCGTGATCCGCCGTCCCTCCTACTACGACGGCAAGACCACCTATGAGGGCGAGCTCGGCATCGTCATCGGCAAGACCTGCGCCCGCGTCTCGCCAGCCGAAGCGGATAGCTTCATCTTCGGCTACACCTGCGTCAACGACATCACCGCCAACGACATCCTGACCAGCGACCCCACCTTTCCACAATGGGCCCGCGCCAAGGGCATCGACGATTACGGCCCGTTTGGCCCTGTGATCACGACCGGCCTCGATCCAGCCAAGCTCACCGTGCGCACCATCCTCAACGGTGCGGAACGGCAGAACTATCCGATCTCCGACATGATCTTCAGCGCGCAAGCGCTCGTCAGCAAGATCTCCCACGACATGACCCTGCTTCCCGGCGACCTCATTGCGGTCGGCACGTCGGTCGGCGTCGGCGTGATGAAGGAGGCGGTCAATACGGTGACGGTGGCGATCGACGGCATAGGTGAGTTGACGAACGAGTTTCGGCTGTAG
- a CDS encoding 2-dehydropantoate 2-reductase yields the protein MKICIYGAGAIGGYLGVQLARAGADVSLIARGAHLAAMREHGLTLLAGEEKHTVHPRCTDDAAELGVQDYVIVTLKAHSITGVIEKMQPLLGPHTRIVTAVNGIPYWYFHKHGGDYQNSTLESIDPGGRQWNELGAERAIGCIVYPATEIEAPGVIRHVYGNNFPLGEPSGEITDDVQRLADLFVAAGLKAPVLDRIRDEIWLKLWGNVCFNPISALTHATLDVICTDPSTRALSRAIMVETQAIAESFGVKFRVDVERRIEGARKVGAHKTSMLQDLERGRPMEIDPLVTVVQEMGRLTKIPTPALDSVLAMVTQRARVAGLYDGVSAPTDPRALAVA from the coding sequence ATGAAGATCTGCATCTACGGCGCCGGCGCGATCGGCGGATATCTCGGCGTGCAGCTGGCGCGCGCAGGCGCTGATGTCAGCCTGATCGCGCGTGGCGCGCACCTGGCCGCCATGCGCGAGCACGGCCTGACGCTGCTCGCGGGCGAAGAAAAGCACACCGTCCATCCCCGCTGCACCGACGACGCGGCCGAGCTCGGCGTGCAGGACTACGTCATCGTGACGCTGAAGGCGCATTCCATCACCGGCGTGATCGAGAAGATGCAGCCGCTGCTCGGTCCGCACACCCGTATCGTCACCGCGGTCAACGGCATCCCCTATTGGTACTTCCACAAGCATGGCGGCGATTACCAGAACTCGACGCTGGAGAGCATCGATCCCGGCGGGCGGCAGTGGAACGAGCTGGGCGCCGAACGCGCCATCGGCTGTATCGTCTATCCCGCCACCGAGATCGAGGCGCCCGGCGTGATCCGCCACGTCTACGGCAACAATTTCCCGCTCGGCGAGCCCTCCGGCGAAATCACCGATGACGTGCAGCGCCTCGCCGATCTCTTCGTCGCGGCCGGGCTGAAGGCACCGGTGCTCGACCGCATCCGCGACGAGATCTGGCTCAAGCTCTGGGGCAATGTCTGCTTCAACCCGATCAGCGCGCTGACCCATGCCACGCTCGACGTGATCTGCACCGATCCATCGACGCGGGCGCTGTCGCGCGCGATCATGGTGGAGACCCAGGCAATCGCCGAATCCTTCGGCGTCAAATTTCGCGTCGATGTCGAGCGCCGCATCGAGGGCGCCCGCAAGGTCGGCGCACACAAGACCTCGATGCTCCAGGATCTCGAGCGCGGCCGCCCGATGGAGATCGACCCGCTCGTCACCGTGGTGCAGGAGATGGGCCGCTTGACCAAGATCCCGACGCCGGCCCTCGACTCGGTGCTGGCGATGGTGACCCAGCGCGCCCGCGTTGCCGGCCTCTATGACGGTGTCTCGGCGCCGACGGATCCTCGCGCACTGGCGGTGGCGTGA
- a CDS encoding CBS domain-containing protein has product MLVGDILRKKTPRVVTVRMNETVGIAAKLMRANNISALVVKDVVRSEGNTAVGMFTERDVVRAVAEHGANAINVKVSQLVSVQQLVSCTSSDTIEHVRHLMNRNHIRHLPVIDDYSLVSVISMRDIAAAVDEATSSTPQAA; this is encoded by the coding sequence ATGCTGGTCGGAGACATTCTGCGCAAGAAGACACCGCGCGTTGTCACGGTGCGAATGAACGAAACGGTGGGTATTGCCGCCAAGCTGATGCGGGCCAACAACATCAGCGCGCTGGTTGTGAAGGACGTGGTCCGCTCTGAAGGCAACACGGCGGTCGGGATGTTCACCGAGCGCGACGTGGTGCGCGCGGTCGCCGAGCACGGCGCGAACGCGATCAACGTCAAGGTCTCGCAGCTCGTGTCCGTGCAGCAGCTCGTCTCCTGCACCTCGTCGGACACGATCGAGCACGTCAGGCATCTGATGAACCGGAATCACATCCGGCACCTGCCCGTGATCGACGACTACAGCCTCGTTTCCGTCATCAGCATGCGCGACATCGCCGCTGCCGTTGACGAGGCAACCAGCAGCACGCCGCAAGCGGCCTGA